One window of the Candidatus Wolbachia massiliensis genome contains the following:
- a CDS encoding ankyrin repeat domain-containing protein, which produces MRQHYKKKLKIPKDIEEACEVLGINGMVLTQKKIFQVYKKLALKYHPDKHNNCSEKCKSSANANMQALNQARTLLINILKKTCSIKVRNKWSNETPKTGCNEQNVKPNIANSFINKNVERARKLIKQKVKIKDILGFFVKNACEDNDWYEFLKEFLSEQGNKVDLNLNIFIVDNTFQGIECTVLYYACIQGNKSVAELLLKHEADVNKVNHHFYRVPICFALENNDHDLVSLLFQYGAKIDVTTEVEQKIIDNSCSKHSRYTKETMEILLQYTSPKQNTEILKHFSDSDTSTNGDIEIVQLLLNKGANPDYGNPSTMQTAVAKGNTQLEQLFRDHLAGQLKNLQKERAPLAIACKEGTIQPQCNGTNGETTTPPITKEVNSRPKILEVLTLNPTAPADDIRNQTQEKEVKVTQDFIQDADVNNNQVTEQPSKIPSDNGLNSNTQTKFKLTNSKAYAIGIGCGMGIAYFTGATALTPTIAAVAVFIAVAVVGALVGYGIGKLCEKVSEERQKDRHMSIGTAIKNVLTPECLKSQEVHP; this is translated from the coding sequence ATGCGACAACACTACAAGAAAAAACTCAAGATACCAAAAGACATAGAAGAAGCATGTGAAGTGCTAGGTATAAATGGCATGGTACTAACACAAAAGAAAATTTTTCAAGTATATAAAAAACTTGCACTCAAATATCACCCTGATAAGCATAACAATTGCAGTGAGAAGTGCAAAAGCTCAGCGAATGCCAATATGCAAGCGTTAAATCAAGCAAGAACTTTATTGATTAATATACTAAAGAAAACGTGCAGTATAAAAGTACGCAACAAATGGAGCAATGAAACACCAAAAACGGGATGCAATGAGCAAAATGTTAAACCTAACATCGCTAACTCTTTTATAAACAAGAATGTAGAGAGGGCAAGGAAGTTGATAAAACAGAAAGTGAAAATTAAAGATATACTTGGATTCTTTGTTAAAAATGCTTGTGAGGACAACGATTGGTACGAATTTCTAAAAGAATTTTTATCAGAGCAAGGTAACAAAGTTGATCTTAATCTTAATATTTTTATTGTGGATAATACTTTTCAGGGTATTGAATGTACAGTTTTGTATTATGCATGCATCCAGGGAAATAAAAGTGTTGCAGAATTACTGCTGAAGCATGAGGCTGATGTTAATAAAGTTAATCACCATTTTTACAGAGTACCAATTTGCTTTGCTCTAGAAAATAATGACCACGACCTGGTGTCTTTACTTTTTCAATATGGAGCAAAAATTGATGTGACTACTGAGGTAGAACAAAAAATTATTGATAACAGTTGTAGTAAACACAGTAGATACACAAAGGAAACAATGGAAATTCTGTTGCAATACACATCTCCTAAGCAGAATACTGAAATTTTAAAACATTTTTCAGATAGTGATACTTCAACAAACGGAGATATTGAAATTGTACAGTTGCTTTTAAATAAAGGAGCCAATCCTGATTATGGAAATCCTAGTACAATGCAAACTGCTGTTGCAAAAGGTAATACTCAACTTGAACAACTATTCCGTGATCATCTTGCAGGACAACTCAAAAATTTACAAAAAGAAAGAGCACCACTTGCTATTGCATGTAAAGAAGGTACAATACAACCTCAATGTAATGGTACTAATGGAGAAACAACTACTCCGCCCATAACAAAAGAAGTCAATTCTCGGCCAAAAATCTTAGAAGTATTAACACTTAATCCTACTGCTCCTGCAGATGACATTAGGAATCAAACACAAGAAAAAGAAGTTAAGGTAACGCAAGATTTTATACAGGATGCAGACGTAAACAATAATCAGGTTACAGAACAACCAAGTAAAATACCAAGCGACAATGGTTTAAATAGCAATACACAAACAAAATTCAAATTAACAAACAGCAAAGCCTATGCTATAGGAATTGGGTGTGGTATGGGAATAGCATACTTTACAGGGGCTACTGCCTTAACCCCAACTATTGCTGCTGTTGCGGTATTTATTGCAGTTGCAGTGGTTGGCGCGTTGGTAGGTTATGGTATTGGTAAGCTTTGTGAAAAAGTTAGTGAAGAAAGGCAAAAGGACCGTCATATGAGCATAGGTACTGCGATTAAGAATGTCCTTACTCCTGAATGTTTAAAATCGCAAGAAGTTCATCCGTAA
- the cutA gene encoding divalent-cation tolerance protein CutA: protein MNSLVLVYATFSNFEEAKTISGELLNEKLIVCVNIFPEVKSLYLREGEINSSCEVVAIMKSRNDQVDKIVEKIEAIHSYDQPAVVIIPIEKANKSFTNWVNSVIDVSSIGV from the coding sequence ATGAATAGTTTAGTTTTAGTTTATGCAACTTTTTCAAATTTTGAAGAGGCTAAAACTATTTCTGGAGAATTGTTAAACGAGAAGTTAATTGTATGTGTAAATATATTTCCTGAAGTAAAGTCTCTGTATTTACGGGAAGGTGAAATTAATAGTAGTTGTGAAGTAGTAGCAATTATGAAGAGCAGAAACGATCAAGTTGATAAAATTGTAGAAAAAATCGAAGCAATACATTCTTATGATCAACCAGCTGTTGTAATCATACCCATAGAAAAAGCAAATAAGTCTTTTACTAATTGGGTTAATAGTGTTATTGATGTAAGTAGTATTGGGGTGTAG
- a CDS encoding ankyrin repeat domain-containing protein, producing the protein MIEEIEEYSFKIGTQKIRLSLEELRDSNYISNLLSDIIAGEEAWAKLDKITQLDVIEKLIQKLVDLKINPDARNRDGYTPLYVAIQNGNIEIAELLIKCGTNIDDNYERSRTPLHIAIGRKQLEIAKLLVKSGANVNAKTKNHGKDNLTPMHFAVFADTPEFIELLSSNGAIINERESVEGYTPLHLAALYGNKNIIQTLVDKGQNIEDVDNNGRTALFLAIRQCTEAENDSRIEVIKYLIGSLKADITTKDNNNNTVLFPAANNCHEEVVKLIIEQYIKIFGKDQLKSFIDYKNKDGMDALDIALNSENEGAIGVLRSYGADIGSVGSVLNEVKSEKAILQTKGKA; encoded by the coding sequence ATGATAGAGGAAATAGAAGAATACTCTTTTAAAATAGGGACGCAAAAAATAAGATTAAGCTTAGAAGAACTTAGAGATTCTAACTATATATCAAATTTGCTTTCTGATATTATAGCAGGGGAAGAAGCATGGGCAAAACTAGATAAAATTACACAATTAGATGTAATTGAAAAATTAATTCAAAAATTAGTTGATTTAAAAATAAACCCTGACGCACGTAATCGAGACGGATACACCCCCTTGTACGTTGCAATCCAGAACGGTAATATCGAAATTGCAGAATTACTAATAAAGTGTGGCACAAATATCGATGATAACTATGAACGCAGTCGCACACCGCTGCATATTGCTATCGGACGCAAGCAATTAGAGATAGCGAAATTACTGGTAAAAAGTGGAGCAAACGTCAATGCAAAAACTAAAAATCATGGTAAAGATAATTTAACACCGATGCATTTTGCAGTTTTTGCCGATACACCAGAATTTATTGAATTACTGAGCAGTAATGGTGCAATAATCAATGAAAGGGAAAGCGTTGAAGGGTATACTCCTCTCCACCTTGCTGCTTTATATGGAAATAAAAATATAATACAAACCTTAGTTGATAAGGGGCAAAATATTGAAGATGTAGATAATAACGGGCGAACAGCTTTGTTTTTAGCTATTAGACAATGCACTGAAGCAGAAAACGATAGTAGAATAGAAGTGATCAAATATTTAATAGGCAGCCTCAAAGCAGACATAACAACAAAGGATAATAATAACAACACAGTACTTTTTCCTGCTGCTAATAATTGCCATGAAGAAGTAGTGAAACTTATCATTGAGCAATATATAAAGATCTTTGGTAAAGATCAGCTGAAGAGCTTTATCGACTACAAAAATAAAGATGGAATGGATGCTTTGGATATTGCACTTAACAGCGAAAATGAAGGAGCTATTGGAGTATTAAGGTCATATGGGGCAGATATTGGGAGTGTAGGTAGCGTCCTAAATGAAGTAAAGAGCGAGAAGGCAATATTACAAACAAAGGGAAAGGCATGA
- a CDS encoding ATP-dependent helicase, with amino-acid sequence MNDYLSLLNPEQQSAVTNVDGPVLILAGAGTGKTRTITSRIAHIIKNGHAYSDEILAVTFTNKAANEMVSRVLELTGTNIPWLGTFHAIAAKILRRHAETVGLNSNFTIIGVDDQLQVIKNIINEISPNNLSEKHSTIMNIIQKWKEKCLLPSEVENVQSFKPVYVTALKVYHQYQERLKFLNSVDFGDLLLYNIQLFNRKTEVLSYYKDRFKYIMVDEYQDTNAIQYLWLKYLAKGHSNICCVGDDDQSIYSWRGAEVENILKFSDDFKNAKTFKLECNYRSTSHILTTASHVINHNKTRLEKTLWTANIEGEKVNVVKLWDGKAEAKFISEQILKLNKYKFSDIAVLVRATFQTRVLEEYFIKYSIPYKIISGVKFYERQEVRDIIAYLRLTINNNDDLAFERIVNRPKRSIGATTLKKIYTVAQDNKISFFEAAKILVDSNQVTEKIKLSLNDFLSKIKSWGEMVNVKPLHEFVKIIANQSGYIEMLENEEVTGLARIENVKELISSLKNFDNATTFLEHISLVMEVDNMKNEDTVYVMTLHAAKGLEFPCVFLPGWEEGLFPHQRSFEDRSGKALEEERRLAYVGITRAKERLIISCADRREMNNQWQPMYISRFIKELPRENVEVIRSNVAYC; translated from the coding sequence ATGAACGATTACCTCTCACTGCTAAACCCAGAACAGCAATCAGCTGTAACCAACGTAGATGGGCCGGTTTTGATATTGGCTGGAGCTGGAACAGGGAAAACGAGAACAATTACTTCAAGAATAGCGCATATAATTAAAAATGGTCACGCTTATTCTGACGAAATATTAGCAGTTACATTCACAAATAAAGCGGCAAACGAAATGGTGTCAAGGGTACTGGAGCTCACGGGTACAAATATACCATGGCTTGGTACTTTTCATGCAATTGCAGCAAAAATTTTACGTCGTCATGCTGAAACTGTGGGCTTAAACTCCAACTTTACAATTATTGGTGTGGATGACCAACTGCAGGTAATAAAAAACATTATTAATGAAATAAGTCCCAACAACCTGTCAGAAAAACATAGCACCATTATGAATATAATTCAAAAATGGAAAGAAAAATGCTTGTTGCCATCCGAAGTGGAAAACGTCCAATCATTTAAGCCAGTATACGTAACTGCATTAAAAGTCTATCACCAATATCAAGAAAGATTAAAATTCCTTAACTCTGTCGATTTTGGTGACTTACTACTATATAATATACAACTCTTTAATCGAAAGACTGAAGTCCTTTCCTACTACAAAGATAGATTTAAATATATCATGGTAGATGAGTATCAAGATACAAATGCAATACAATATCTTTGGTTAAAATACCTTGCAAAAGGGCACTCAAATATTTGCTGTGTGGGAGATGATGACCAATCAATATATAGTTGGCGTGGTGCAGAAGTTGAAAACATTCTGAAGTTTTCCGATGATTTTAAAAATGCGAAGACCTTCAAACTAGAATGTAATTATAGATCAACATCTCATATACTTACAACTGCATCACATGTGATCAATCACAATAAAACTCGCTTAGAAAAAACATTGTGGACAGCAAATATCGAAGGAGAAAAGGTAAATGTAGTAAAATTATGGGACGGAAAAGCTGAAGCAAAATTTATAAGTGAACAGATATTAAAGCTCAATAAATACAAATTTAGTGACATTGCAGTATTGGTGAGAGCTACTTTTCAAACTAGAGTCTTGGAAGAGTATTTTATAAAATATTCAATCCCTTACAAGATTATAAGTGGTGTAAAATTCTATGAACGTCAGGAAGTCAGGGATATAATTGCATATTTAAGACTTACCATAAATAACAATGATGATCTTGCTTTCGAAAGGATTGTAAACCGGCCAAAAAGAAGCATAGGAGCTACAACTCTAAAGAAAATATACACGGTTGCTCAAGATAACAAAATCTCTTTTTTTGAAGCAGCAAAAATATTAGTTGATAGTAATCAAGTGACCGAAAAAATTAAACTATCACTAAATGATTTTCTAAGTAAAATTAAATCTTGGGGAGAAATGGTAAATGTCAAGCCACTTCATGAGTTTGTTAAAATTATAGCAAATCAATCAGGATATATTGAAATGCTTGAAAATGAAGAAGTGACAGGCTTAGCACGAATAGAAAATGTTAAAGAACTCATTTCATCTTTAAAAAACTTCGATAATGCGACAACTTTCTTAGAGCACATAAGTCTAGTGATGGAAGTTGATAATATGAAGAACGAAGACACCGTATACGTTATGACTCTCCATGCAGCTAAAGGACTTGAGTTCCCGTGCGTGTTCCTACCTGGTTGGGAAGAGGGGTTATTCCCTCACCAAAGATCCTTTGAAGACAGAAGTGGTAAAGCCTTAGAGGAAGAAAGAAGACTTGCATATGTTGGCATAACCAGAGCAAAGGAAAGGCTCATCATTTCATGCGCAGACAGGAGAGAAATGAATAACCAGTGGCAACCGATGTACATCTCACGATTCATTAAAGAGCTACCAAGAGAAAATGTTGAGGTAATTAGAAGCAACGTGGCCTACTGTTAA
- the gatA gene encoding Asp-tRNA(Asn)/Glu-tRNA(Gln) amidotransferase subunit GatA has translation MNELRKLSITQMHDGLKQRDFSAVELVEAHISAVENEKLNAFITKTPEMAIEAAKAADEHFSEQKDDMVSPLMGIPIGVKDLFCTKGIRTTACSKMLENFVPTYESTISDLLLKSGAAVLGKLNMDEFAMGSANTNSYFGPVESVWSRKSDGEKVVPGGSSGGSAASVAGFLCAGALGSDTGGSVRQPAAYCGVVGIKPTYGRCSRFGMIAFASSLDQAGVITRSVSDSALMLETICGYDKKDSTSSERPVPKFSNFINGNIKGKRIGIPKEYRMDGISEEIVHHWEKVSSNLKENGAEVVDITLPHTKYAIPVYYLICSAEASSNLARYDGVRYGFRVDADTLEEMYSLTRAEGFGKEVKRRILIGAYALSSGHYNEYYEKAQCIRALIRNDFIKAFEKIDYILVPSAPTEAFGLNEKPDPLIMCINDVFTVPASLAGLPAISVPVGLSNEGLPLALQVIGNYYDEAEMLNVASVIEQNCGRIIELN, from the coding sequence ATGAATGAATTAAGAAAGCTAAGTATTACTCAAATGCATGATGGACTTAAACAGAGGGATTTTTCTGCTGTTGAGCTTGTAGAGGCGCACATCAGTGCAGTTGAAAATGAGAAATTAAATGCATTTATAACGAAAACTCCAGAAATGGCAATAGAGGCTGCTAAGGCTGCAGATGAGCATTTTTCTGAACAAAAAGATGATATGGTTTCACCGCTCATGGGCATACCAATTGGTGTTAAAGATTTATTCTGTACTAAGGGAATAAGAACAACAGCATGCTCAAAAATGCTGGAAAATTTTGTTCCGACTTATGAATCTACAATATCTGACTTGCTTTTAAAAAGCGGAGCAGCCGTGCTCGGTAAGCTCAACATGGATGAATTTGCTATGGGTTCTGCAAACACAAATAGCTATTTTGGTCCTGTTGAAAGTGTGTGGTCTAGAAAAAGTGACGGGGAGAAAGTTGTACCTGGTGGATCGTCTGGTGGATCCGCAGCATCGGTTGCTGGATTCCTATGTGCTGGTGCACTAGGAAGTGATACCGGTGGATCTGTACGTCAACCTGCAGCTTACTGTGGAGTAGTTGGAATAAAGCCAACTTATGGAAGATGCTCACGTTTTGGTATGATTGCATTTGCAAGTTCTTTGGATCAAGCGGGGGTTATTACTCGTTCCGTTTCTGACTCAGCTTTAATGCTGGAGACAATCTGTGGCTATGACAAAAAAGATTCAACATCGAGTGAAAGACCAGTACCTAAATTTTCCAATTTTATAAATGGTAATATTAAGGGTAAACGCATTGGTATCCCAAAAGAGTATAGAATGGATGGAATTTCAGAAGAAATCGTCCATCATTGGGAAAAAGTTTCTTCTAATTTAAAAGAAAATGGTGCTGAAGTTGTTGATATTACCTTGCCGCACACTAAATATGCAATACCAGTCTATTATTTGATTTGTTCTGCTGAAGCTTCATCTAACCTTGCCCGTTATGATGGTGTGCGTTATGGATTCAGAGTTGATGCCGATACCCTCGAGGAAATGTATTCACTAACAAGAGCAGAAGGCTTTGGAAAAGAGGTAAAAAGAAGAATCTTAATTGGTGCTTATGCACTCTCTTCAGGTCATTACAATGAATATTACGAAAAAGCACAGTGTATTAGAGCATTAATTAGAAATGATTTTATAAAAGCATTTGAAAAAATAGATTATATACTTGTTCCTTCTGCTCCAACAGAAGCTTTTGGCTTGAATGAAAAGCCAGATCCGCTAATTATGTGTATTAATGATGTATTTACCGTACCGGCAAGTTTGGCTGGCTTGCCCGCTATCTCTGTTCCTGTTGGACTTTCTAATGAGGGTTTACCACTTGCCCTACAGGTAATCGGAAACTACTACGATGAAGCTGAAATGTTAAATGTAGCAAGTGTGATAGAGCAAAATTGTGGCAGGATAATTGAATTAAATTGA
- a CDS encoding exodeoxyribonuclease III, which translates to MLKIATWNVNSIRKRVNQLCSFVVDSQIDIILLQEIKCTEEQFPYEEIERLGYECAVYGQIARNGVCVLSKYPILEKLKVNIVAGYQEARYIECVIKHNNQKVRVGSIYVPNGQSPDSYAFEYKLKFFDNLHSRMSNLLKNEELIIIAGDYNVAPDEIDIFDSNLLNGQVCFHIKEREKLKAILNLGFKDAFRTSHPNLQQFSWWHYQGNSLRNNQGMRIDYMLLSPQAVDKLETCYIDDRLRKLESPSDHTPVVCVMEGISENKIC; encoded by the coding sequence ATGTTAAAAATTGCAACTTGGAATGTAAACTCTATACGCAAAAGAGTTAATCAACTCTGTAGTTTTGTAGTTGATAGTCAGATAGATATAATTTTGCTGCAAGAGATAAAATGCACGGAAGAACAATTCCCTTATGAAGAGATAGAAAGGCTGGGATATGAATGTGCTGTCTATGGGCAAATTGCAAGAAATGGTGTTTGTGTTCTATCTAAATACCCGATACTAGAGAAACTTAAAGTCAATATCGTAGCAGGCTATCAAGAAGCGCGTTATATAGAGTGCGTAATAAAGCACAACAATCAAAAAGTAAGAGTAGGGAGCATATACGTACCAAATGGGCAAAGCCCGGATTCTTACGCGTTTGAGTACAAACTTAAGTTTTTTGATAACCTACATAGCAGGATGAGCAATTTGCTAAAGAATGAGGAGTTAATTATTATAGCTGGCGATTATAATGTTGCACCAGATGAAATTGATATTTTTGATTCAAACCTACTAAACGGCCAGGTGTGTTTTCATATAAAAGAACGTGAGAAGTTAAAAGCAATCTTGAATCTTGGGTTTAAAGATGCGTTTAGAACATCTCATCCGAATCTACAACAATTTTCTTGGTGGCACTATCAAGGCAATTCACTAAGAAATAACCAAGGAATGCGAATAGATTATATGTTGTTATCGCCACAAGCTGTAGATAAGCTGGAAACATGCTATATAGACGACAGGTTGCGTAAGTTGGAAAGCCCCTCTGACCATACGCCAGTTGTGTGTGTTATGGAAGGGATTTCTGAAAATAAGATCTGTTGA
- the tldD gene encoding metalloprotease TldD, protein MPDNINLDQIFFAQNNVNINNVYKIVNSALSNSDGGELFLEFCQSESLVFDDNILKHMDLNTRRGFGLRSFCGDSTSFVCSSEISEKEISNAASIVKSSVFLNKTNSINLNDETKSLYSRINPINEMDLNSKIKLLNEVNEYVRSKNNHVKQVKVTLSGEWQVVQIIKGDQRLSDIRPLVRFNVLVIVEKDGRTERGSAGHGGRDSYSKFISEKKWKGIANQALEQALVNLEAIPTPAGEMTVVLGPGWPGVLLHEAVGHGLEGDFNRKGVSAFSSSVGKQVAASGITVVDDGTLPNLRGSISIDDEGTLPGYNVLIEDGILKGYMQDHMNAKLMGVNPTGNGRRESYKEVTMPRMTNTYMLPGKHTSEEIISSVKKGLYAVNFGGGQVDITSGKFVFSSSEAYLIENGKITQPVKGATLIGDGPTVLKKVSMVGNDLKLDPGVGTCSKDEQNVPVGVGQPTLKVDSITVGGTEL, encoded by the coding sequence ATGCCAGACAATATAAACCTAGATCAAATATTTTTTGCTCAGAACAATGTTAATATTAATAACGTATACAAAATAGTCAACAGCGCTTTGAGCAATAGTGATGGTGGTGAGCTATTTTTAGAGTTTTGCCAATCAGAGTCCCTAGTTTTTGATGATAACATATTGAAACATATGGATTTGAATACCAGAAGGGGGTTTGGTTTAAGGTCTTTTTGTGGAGACAGTACGTCTTTTGTTTGTTCTTCCGAAATTAGTGAAAAAGAAATTAGTAATGCTGCCTCTATAGTAAAAAGTTCAGTGTTTTTAAACAAAACAAACTCAATAAACTTAAATGATGAGACAAAAAGCCTATATTCAAGAATTAACCCTATAAATGAGATGGATCTGAATTCAAAAATTAAGCTACTCAATGAGGTTAATGAGTATGTAAGATCTAAAAATAACCACGTGAAGCAAGTAAAAGTAACCCTAAGTGGAGAGTGGCAAGTTGTGCAAATAATCAAGGGTGATCAAAGATTAAGCGACATCAGGCCTCTAGTACGTTTTAATGTGCTAGTCATCGTGGAGAAGGATGGTCGCACTGAAAGGGGTTCCGCAGGGCATGGTGGAAGGGACTCTTACAGTAAGTTTATTTCTGAGAAAAAGTGGAAAGGGATTGCAAACCAAGCATTAGAACAAGCATTAGTGAATCTTGAGGCAATTCCAACTCCAGCTGGAGAGATGACAGTTGTTCTAGGTCCAGGCTGGCCAGGAGTGTTGTTACATGAAGCTGTAGGTCATGGACTTGAAGGTGATTTTAATCGCAAAGGAGTCTCAGCATTTTCAAGTTCTGTAGGTAAACAAGTGGCAGCTAGCGGCATTACCGTAGTTGATGATGGAACTCTGCCTAATTTACGTGGTTCTATTAGTATAGATGATGAAGGTACCCTGCCAGGTTATAATGTATTGATAGAAGATGGAATTCTCAAAGGATACATGCAGGATCATATGAACGCTAAACTCATGGGTGTAAATCCCACTGGTAATGGTAGAAGGGAAAGTTATAAAGAAGTTACTATGCCACGCATGACAAACACCTATATGCTGCCTGGGAAGCATACATCAGAAGAAATAATATCTAGCGTAAAAAAAGGTCTATATGCAGTAAATTTTGGTGGTGGACAAGTTGATATAACATCGGGAAAATTTGTTTTTTCATCTTCAGAGGCTTACTTGATAGAGAATGGCAAAATTACACAGCCAGTCAAAGGGGCAACACTGATCGGTGATGGGCCAACAGTGCTAAAGAAAGTATCCATGGTTGGCAACGATTTAAAGTTAGATCCTGGCGTTGGCACCTGTTCAAAAGATGAACAAAATGTACCCGTTGGAGTCGGTCAACCAACACTAAAAGTCGATTCAATCACAGTAGGTGGAACTGAGTTATAG
- a CDS encoding uroporphyrinogen-III synthase, with protein MKSILLTRPLLDSFNTRSALKKYGYKVFIEPMFSIKHLQPDISVDEFDVIISTSKNSVKAFSQISRVDDLPIITIGNSTMQTAKDLGFSDIISADSNVDGLISFIKNYYSSAIKFLYIRGQEVSCDLKKRLSEEGFNVREVILYKTIIKRSLTNRCKNLLSGGKINSVVFFSSQTARTFCSLVLKSGLSQVMSNITAYVMSKNIADSLKSIKWKKITMSRLPTHESLIDIINKDC; from the coding sequence ATGAAGTCTATTTTATTAACAAGACCTTTATTAGATTCATTTAATACAAGAAGTGCACTGAAAAAATATGGGTACAAAGTGTTTATAGAACCCATGTTCTCAATAAAGCACCTACAACCCGACATATCTGTAGACGAATTTGATGTGATAATATCTACAAGTAAGAACAGTGTGAAAGCATTTAGTCAGATAAGCAGAGTAGATGATCTTCCTATTATTACGATTGGCAATTCAACTATGCAAACCGCAAAGGATTTAGGGTTTTCTGATATTATATCAGCAGATAGTAATGTTGATGGGCTAATATCGTTTATAAAAAACTACTATTCAAGTGCAATAAAGTTCTTGTATATAAGAGGACAAGAAGTATCTTGTGACTTGAAGAAGAGATTATCTGAAGAGGGTTTTAATGTAAGAGAAGTTATACTTTATAAAACAATTATTAAAAGGAGTCTAACTAATAGGTGCAAAAATTTGCTATCAGGTGGTAAAATCAATAGTGTTGTTTTTTTTTCCTCACAGACAGCAAGAACATTCTGTTCTTTAGTTTTAAAAAGTGGCCTATCTCAAGTAATGAGCAATATAACTGCATATGTTATGAGTAAGAATATTGCTGACAGTTTGAAGTCAATCAAATGGAAAAAAATTACAATGTCGAGGTTACCTACTCACGAGAGTTTAATTGATATAATTAATAAGGATTGTTGA
- a CDS encoding transposase family protein produces MSLNYHKVNKHPRNFRDITGLKIEEFEKIVKKVRPEWEKLEKQKKRHGRTAKLPTLEDKMLCVILYYRTYITHRFLGCLFNLHNANICRLLKKIEPLLAKKITIKKDRTLTPERILKVLADVTEQQIQQPKESKKRKRSYSGKKKMTTMKTEIVIEESGQILSVSRSYRGKIHDFRIRKQEKLLPTDSIKHADSGYQGWQKLQSNVVIPYKKYRKKLLTEEQKEHNRELASFRMRVENKIRELKIFKILSYVYRNFQKKYNMRFNIIAGLVNLRHGF; encoded by the coding sequence ATGAGTCTAAATTACCATAAAGTAAATAAACACCCAAGAAATTTTCGAGATATAACGGGATTGAAAATAGAAGAATTCGAAAAAATTGTTAAAAAAGTAAGGCCAGAGTGGGAAAAGCTTGAAAAACAGAAAAAGCGCCACGGAAGAACTGCTAAATTACCAACGCTGGAAGATAAAATGCTGTGCGTAATTTTGTATTATCGGACCTACATAACCCACAGATTTTTGGGCTGCCTTTTCAATTTACATAATGCAAATATTTGCCGACTTTTGAAGAAAATAGAGCCGCTACTGGCCAAAAAAATTACCATAAAAAAGGACAGAACCCTAACTCCAGAGAGGATTTTGAAGGTACTGGCAGATGTTACAGAACAGCAGATACAGCAGCCAAAAGAAAGCAAAAAACGTAAGAGATCTTACTCAGGAAAGAAAAAAATGACGACTATGAAAACAGAAATTGTGATCGAAGAAAGTGGGCAAATTCTATCGGTTTCAAGATCTTACCGTGGGAAAATTCACGATTTTCGGATAAGAAAACAGGAGAAATTGCTGCCTACGGACAGTATAAAGCATGCTGATTCTGGCTATCAGGGATGGCAAAAGTTGCAAAGTAATGTTGTGATACCATACAAAAAATACCGAAAAAAGCTACTAACTGAGGAGCAAAAGGAGCACAACCGAGAGTTGGCATCATTTAGAATGAGGGTCGAAAATAAGATACGAGAATTGAAAATATTCAAGATTTTGTCGTACGTTTACCGCAACTTTCAGAAAAAATATAACATGAGATTTAACATAATAGCTGGTCTCGTGAATTTGAGGCATGGGTTTTAG